A genome region from Deltaproteobacteria bacterium includes the following:
- a CDS encoding amino acid permease, whose amino-acid sequence MRTVQRVEHVPLAVRVGHHQRHLVVRHELADGRRDRREYAVAFEMARYRTRYVEQRARLHQASVGVDRHARQGYQRGRRRQPARIDRGPVAAPVVFNPSAPRYTRGARVNDAVQPAPDDAERARSLGLWAATGVGVGAIVGGGVFVLAGVAFAAAGPAAAIAFAVNGAVAFLTAMSFAEIATAFPENGGAYTFAKKVLSVRAAFAVGWILWFAYIVAGVLYALGFASFAALAAQKVWAWFAGQPPAWLAGRRLALLLASGAAVAYAYTLVKRATGGGQYATVGKVFVFAVLIVAGLVALVRQDPTTSLDNLRPFVPHGMPGLLMAMGFTFIALQGFDLVAAIGGEVRDPGRTIPRAMFLSLGCALAIYLPLLLLVASVGVERGESIARLAAAQPEGVIPLAAERFMGPVGYWLVIVAAILSTLSALHANLLAASRVALSMARDRTLPAMLGDLHKQRRTPVMAIFASTLTLVAIVFMVPDLAAAGSASSLIFLVSFALAHLTVFLARRRGGTTAAPYRTPWFPTIPAVGGGACAALALFQAAAVPDAGGIALIWLGLGVMLYWSLFARQAEIGDAAVEAADPALMRLRGEAPLVLAPMANPSHATALVSVANALAARRVGRVLLLSIVPVADDDAASPGVPPQLEHTLHAIDDALRQSFTRGHRPEALITAAADPFAEIRRVAREHGCGAVVLGLGDLSDDAGEPALVHLIDSVDADVALVRAPAGWTLRSAERVLVPVGGRGDQHEVRARLLGTLTRGGRRTFTFVTVLPASASDADAERARDEIARLAELKVRGARIEIVRADDGAAAVLERAADFDLMVLGLPRTRRGVRLGPFARRVARHAPCAAIFLSRRRRGPFDLLEPLRDDVVESLRDVVRASPIRKPR is encoded by the coding sequence GTGCGGACCGTGCAGCGCGTAGAGCACGTTCCCCTCGCCGTCCGGGTTGGGCATCATCAGCGCCATCTTGTCGTGCGGCACGAACTCGCCGACGGCCGTCGCGATCGCCGAGAATACGCGGTCGCGTTCGAGATGGCGCGATACCGCACGCGCTATGTGGAGCAGCGCGCGCGCCTGCATCAGGCGAGTGTCGGCGTCGACCGTCACGCGCGGCAAGGATACCAGCGCGGGCGCCGCCGGCAACCCGCGCGGATCGACCGGGGGCCGGTAGCTGCGCCAGTCGTTTTCAATCCATCCGCGCCGCGTTACACTCGCGGGGCGCGAGTGAACGACGCCGTTCAGCCTGCACCGGACGACGCGGAACGAGCGAGATCGCTCGGGTTGTGGGCCGCCACCGGCGTCGGTGTCGGCGCCATCGTGGGCGGCGGCGTATTCGTGCTCGCAGGCGTTGCGTTCGCCGCGGCAGGGCCGGCGGCGGCCATCGCGTTCGCGGTCAACGGCGCGGTCGCGTTCCTCACGGCGATGAGCTTCGCCGAGATCGCCACGGCATTTCCCGAAAACGGCGGCGCCTACACCTTTGCCAAGAAGGTGCTGTCGGTCCGCGCGGCGTTCGCCGTCGGTTGGATCCTGTGGTTCGCCTACATCGTGGCCGGGGTCCTGTACGCGCTCGGCTTCGCATCCTTTGCGGCACTCGCGGCGCAGAAGGTGTGGGCGTGGTTCGCGGGCCAACCGCCGGCATGGCTCGCGGGCCGCAGGCTCGCACTGCTGCTCGCCTCGGGCGCGGCCGTCGCGTACGCGTACACGCTCGTCAAACGCGCGACCGGCGGCGGCCAGTACGCCACGGTCGGAAAGGTGTTCGTGTTCGCTGTGCTCATCGTCGCCGGACTCGTCGCGCTCGTGCGCCAGGATCCGACGACCAGCCTGGACAACTTGCGGCCGTTCGTGCCGCACGGCATGCCGGGGCTGCTGATGGCGATGGGGTTTACGTTCATCGCGCTGCAGGGCTTCGACCTCGTCGCGGCGATCGGCGGCGAGGTGCGCGACCCGGGCCGCACGATTCCGCGGGCGATGTTCCTGTCGCTCGGCTGCGCGCTCGCGATCTACCTGCCGCTGTTGCTGCTCGTCGCGTCCGTCGGCGTGGAACGGGGCGAATCGATCGCGCGGCTCGCGGCCGCACAACCCGAGGGCGTGATTCCGCTCGCCGCGGAGCGATTCATGGGCCCGGTCGGCTACTGGCTGGTGATCGTCGCGGCCATCTTGTCCACGCTGTCCGCCCTGCACGCCAACCTGCTCGCCGCATCTCGCGTCGCGCTGTCGATGGCGCGCGACCGCACCCTGCCGGCGATGCTCGGCGACCTCCACAAACAACGGCGCACGCCGGTGATGGCCATCTTCGCGTCGACGCTCACGCTCGTAGCGATCGTGTTCATGGTGCCGGATCTGGCGGCCGCCGGCTCCGCGTCGAGCTTGATCTTTTTGGTGTCGTTCGCGCTCGCGCACCTCACCGTGTTCCTCGCGCGCCGGCGTGGCGGGACCACCGCGGCGCCGTACCGCACGCCCTGGTTTCCCACCATCCCGGCCGTCGGCGGCGGCGCGTGCGCGGCGCTGGCCCTGTTTCAAGCCGCCGCCGTCCCGGATGCGGGCGGCATCGCGCTCATCTGGCTCGGTCTCGGCGTGATGCTGTACTGGTCGCTGTTCGCGCGCCAGGCCGAGATCGGCGACGCCGCGGTCGAAGCCGCCGACCCGGCGCTGATGCGGCTGCGCGGGGAGGCGCCGCTGGTGCTCGCGCCGATGGCCAATCCGTCGCACGCTACGGCGCTCGTGTCGGTGGCGAATGCGCTGGCCGCGCGACGTGTGGGGCGCGTGCTTCTGCTCAGCATCGTACCGGTCGCCGACGACGACGCGGCGTCCCCGGGTGTACCGCCCCAACTCGAGCACACCCTGCACGCGATCGACGACGCGCTCCGGCAGTCGTTCACGCGGGGGCATCGCCCCGAGGCGCTGATCACCGCGGCCGCCGACCCGTTCGCCGAGATCCGGCGGGTCGCGCGCGAACACGGCTGCGGCGCGGTCGTGCTCGGCCTCGGGGACCTGTCGGACGACGCCGGCGAGCCGGCGCTCGTCCACCTGATCGACTCCGTGGACGCCGACGTCGCGCTTGTGCGCGCGCCGGCCGGATGGACGCTCCGCTCGGCCGAGCGGGTGCTCGTCCCGGTCGGCGGCCGCGGCGATCAACACGAGGTGCGCGCGCGGCTGCTCGGCACACTGACGCGCGGCGGTCGCCGCACGTTCACGTTCGTCACGGTGTTGCCGGCGTCGGCGTCGGACGCGGACGCCGAGCGGGCCCGCGACGAGATCGCCCGCCTGGCCGAACTCAAGGTCCGCGGCGCGCGGATCGAGATCGTGCGGGCCGACGACGGCGCGGCGGCGGTGCTCGAACGGGCGGCCGACTTCGACCTGATGGTGCTCGGCCTGCCGCGAACGCGACGGGGCGTGCGACTCGGACCGTTCGCCCGTCGCGTCGCGCGCCACGCGCCGTGCGCCGCGATCTTCCTCAGTCGCCGGCGGCGCGGGCCGTTCGACCTGCTCGAGCCGCTGCGCGACGACGTCGTCGAATCGCTCCGCGACGTCGTCCGCGCGAGCCCGATCCGCAAACCGCGGTGA
- a CDS encoding GAF domain-containing protein, which produces MQARALLHIARAVSRHLERDRVFSAIATAVGEFVPHDKMALMMPNPDGEGNVLYALHGPHDPDRIYEGRVYPSGDHSVVDALIADPRPRVIGTRDDLGPFTVARTAFEEVGVHSAILLPLVARGRGIGVFCLMSDRPHAFADTDLEPLVDIADAIAIALFNSMQFEENARLRAQLAAENAVLRDVVRGDTARWELIGDSPAMQRVRALVDQVAPTDTTVLVTGETGTGKERVATRVWARSRRAGRVFVKVNCAALSAGLVESELFGHEKGAFTGAHADRAGRFEVADGGTIFLDEVGELPLETQAKLLRVLQSGEFERIGSSRTRTTDARIVAATNRDLEQLVADGRFRADLYYRLNVFPIAVPPLREHPEDIPALVDHILARVARSLGRPFDGVAPGAVDRLMRYDWPGNVRELQNVIERAAIVSRGPVLQIDDLGGQASAPRLRVAAGQTLVEVERAYIMQVLEECGWTVAGERGAAARLGLNPNTLRSRMQKLGIRRPERA; this is translated from the coding sequence ATGCAGGCGCGCGCGCTGCTCCACATAGCGCGTGCGGTATCGCGCCATCTCGAACGCGACCGCGTATTCTCGGCGATCGCGACGGCCGTCGGCGAGTTCGTGCCGCACGACAAGATGGCGCTGATGATGCCCAACCCGGACGGCGAGGGGAACGTGCTCTACGCGCTGCACGGTCCGCACGACCCGGATCGGATCTACGAGGGCCGCGTCTATCCCTCCGGCGACCACAGCGTGGTCGACGCGTTGATCGCCGACCCGCGACCGCGCGTGATCGGCACGCGCGACGACCTCGGCCCGTTCACCGTCGCGCGCACGGCGTTCGAGGAAGTCGGCGTCCACTCCGCGATCTTGCTGCCACTGGTCGCACGAGGCCGCGGGATCGGCGTGTTCTGTCTGATGTCGGACCGCCCCCACGCCTTTGCCGACACCGACCTCGAGCCGCTCGTCGACATCGCCGATGCGATCGCGATCGCGCTGTTCAACTCGATGCAGTTCGAAGAAAACGCGCGACTGCGCGCGCAACTGGCCGCCGAAAACGCGGTCCTCAGGGATGTCGTACGCGGTGACACCGCGCGTTGGGAACTCATCGGAGACAGCCCGGCGATGCAGCGGGTGCGGGCGTTGGTCGATCAGGTGGCGCCGACGGACACGACCGTGCTCGTCACCGGCGAGACCGGCACCGGCAAGGAGCGGGTCGCGACGCGCGTGTGGGCCCGCAGTCGCCGCGCGGGCCGCGTGTTCGTCAAGGTCAACTGCGCTGCGCTGTCTGCGGGGCTCGTCGAAAGTGAATTGTTCGGCCACGAAAAGGGCGCGTTCACCGGCGCGCACGCCGACCGCGCCGGACGATTCGAAGTCGCCGACGGCGGCACGATCTTTCTCGACGAGGTCGGCGAACTCCCGCTCGAGACGCAGGCGAAACTGCTGCGCGTCCTGCAGTCCGGCGAGTTCGAGCGCATCGGCAGCAGCCGCACGCGCACGACCGACGCCCGCATCGTCGCGGCCACGAACCGCGACCTCGAGCAGCTGGTCGCCGACGGACGCTTTCGCGCCGATTTGTACTATCGGCTGAACGTGTTTCCGATCGCGGTGCCGCCGCTGCGCGAGCATCCCGAGGACATCCCGGCGCTGGTGGATCACATTCTCGCGCGCGTGGCGCGCAGCCTGGGCCGGCCGTTCGACGGCGTCGCACCGGGGGCTGTCGACCGGCTCATGCGGTACGACTGGCCGGGGAACGTTCGCGAGCTGCAAAACGTGATCGAGCGGGCCGCCATCGTGTCGCGCGGTCCCGTGCTGCAGATCGACGACCTCGGCGGCCAGGCGTCGGCGCCGCGGCTGCGCGTGGCGGCGGGGCAAACCCTCGTCGAGGTGGAGCGCGCCTACATCATGCAGGTGCTCGAAGAATGCGGCTGGACCGTGGCGGGGGAACGCGGCGCCGCCGCGCGCCTCGGGCTCAACCCGAACACGCTGCGGTCGCGCATGCAGAAGCTCGGGATTCGGCGGCCGGAGCGCGCGTAG
- a CDS encoding ATP-dependent 6-phosphofructokinase, whose protein sequence is MRGASPRCRWQRSRRRRRSQPGATAASRLGAVPAKRALSAMWRSSMLPAVERSEPGMRGGGGATRRMAILTSGGDAPGMNAAIRAATLLALAEGWEVFGVSHGFRGLVDGRFAPLSPADVGPIVRRGGTILGSARCKAFFDRAARDQARARLADAGIEAVLVIGGNGSLAGANALADPREAGPSGVRVMGVPASIDNDIGFTGTCIGVDTAMNTIVEACDKISDTADAHDRTFLVEVMGRHSGYLAMTSAIAAGADAVLFPEADKSEDDIVEMVVRTVRKVRARVGRTRRVVVVKAEGVPVPVARLKERVDARLREEFDTDPETSETRVTILGHVVRGGRPSAFDRLLGSRLAHVATRALLDGHTRRMAAWVPPVAPPSEVAIKSPVDPYCWLVELGAVLVETDRLNARTSPLVEWRTRVFDQLESVLSS, encoded by the coding sequence ATGCGCGGCGCATCGCCGCGTTGCCGTTGGCAACGGTCGCGCCGCCGCCGGCGCTCGCAACCGGGCGCAACCGCGGCGAGTCGACTGGGCGCGGTTCCTGCAAAACGCGCTCTTTCGGCCATGTGGCGATCGAGTATGCTCCCCGCAGTGGAACGCAGCGAGCCGGGTATGCGCGGCGGCGGCGGCGCGACCCGCCGCATGGCGATCCTCACCAGCGGCGGCGATGCGCCGGGCATGAACGCCGCGATTCGCGCGGCGACGTTGCTGGCGCTGGCGGAAGGTTGGGAGGTCTTCGGCGTATCGCACGGCTTCCGCGGCCTCGTCGACGGCCGCTTCGCGCCGCTGTCACCGGCGGATGTCGGACCGATCGTTCGCCGCGGCGGCACGATCCTCGGGTCGGCGCGCTGCAAGGCGTTCTTCGACCGCGCCGCGCGCGATCAGGCGCGCGCGCGCCTGGCCGACGCGGGCATCGAGGCGGTGCTGGTGATCGGCGGCAACGGCTCGCTCGCGGGCGCCAACGCGCTCGCCGACCCGCGCGAGGCGGGACCCAGCGGCGTTCGCGTCATGGGCGTACCCGCATCGATCGACAACGACATCGGCTTCACCGGCACGTGCATCGGCGTCGACACCGCGATGAACACGATCGTCGAGGCGTGCGACAAGATTTCGGACACCGCCGACGCTCACGACCGCACCTTCCTCGTCGAGGTGATGGGGCGCCACAGCGGCTACCTGGCCATGACGTCGGCGATCGCCGCCGGCGCCGACGCCGTGTTGTTTCCCGAGGCGGACAAGTCCGAGGACGACATCGTCGAGATGGTGGTGCGGACGGTGCGCAAGGTGCGCGCGCGCGTCGGCCGCACGCGCCGGGTCGTCGTCGTCAAGGCCGAGGGCGTTCCGGTCCCGGTCGCGCGGCTCAAGGAGCGCGTGGATGCGCGGCTGCGCGAGGAGTTCGACACCGACCCCGAGACCTCCGAGACGCGGGTGACGATTCTCGGCCACGTCGTGCGCGGCGGGCGGCCGAGCGCGTTCGATCGCCTGCTGGGCAGCCGGCTGGCGCACGTCGCGACCCGCGCGCTGCTCGACGGCCACACGCGCCGGATGGCCGCGTGGGTGCCGCCGGTCGCACCGCCGTCGGAGGTCGCGATCAAGAGCCCGGTCGACCCCTACTGCTGGCTGGTCGAACTCGGCGCGGTGCTCGTCGAGACCGACCGGCTCAACGCGCGCACCAGCCCGCTCGTCGAGTGGCGCACGCGCGTGTTCGACCAGCTCGAGAGCGTCCTGTCGAGCTGA